The Microbacterium esteraromaticum genome contains the following window.
CGGTGGAGCCGTGCTGCGCGAGGTCTACGACGAGATCAAGGCCCGCATTCTCGACGGACTGCGCACGCTCGTCGCCGAGGCTCCGCTCGACGGACTCTTCTTCGACATCCACGGTGCGATGAGCGTCGACGGCTTCGAAGACGCCGAAGGCGACCTCATCACGGCCATCCGTGAGGTGATCGGCGCCGACGCGATCGTCTCGGCCTCCATGGACCTGCACGGCAACGTCTCCGACCCTCTCGTCTCGCAGGTCGACATCATCACCTGCTATCGACTCGCGCCCCACGAAGACACGTGGGAGACCCGTGACCGTGCGATCAAGAACCTCATCGAGGCGTTGCAGCAGGGCACGAAGCCACGCAGGGCGCACGTCATGGTGCCAATATTGCTTCCGGGCGAGAAGACCTCGACCCGCGTCGAGCCGGCGAAGAGCCTCTACGCCCGCATCGACGAGGTCGAGCAGCGGCCGGGTATCATCGACGCCGCGATCTGGATCGGCTACGCCTGGGCCGATGAGCCGCGTTGCCACGGCGTCGTCGTGGTGACCGGCACCGATGATGGGGCGATCGCGACGGGAGCCGAAGAACTGGGGCAGGCCTTCTGGAACGTGCGCGACGACTTCGAGTTCGTCGGCCCTCCGGGAACCCTCGCCGAGGGGGTAGACGCGGGGCTCGCCGCGGTCGACACTCCCTACTTCATCAGCGACTCGGGCGACAACCCGGGCGCCGGAGGCACGGGCGACGTGACCTGGACGCTCGCCCAGCTACTGCAGGACGAGCGCCTCACCACCGAGGGTGCGCCCACCGTGCTGGTCGGCTCAATCTTCGACAAGGGAGCGCTCGCCGAACTGCGCCGGCGCACCGTCGGAGAGACGGTCACCGTCACCGCCGGCGCCCGTGTCGACCACGGCCCGCACGGCCCGGTTGAGATCACAGGCGTGCTCCACAGCCTGCACGAGGGAGACGTCGACGCAGGAGGGATTGCCGTGATCCGCGTCGGCGGCCTGTACGCGATCATCACCGAGTTCCGCAAGGCGTACCACGAGATCGCCGACTTCACCTCGATCGGACTCGACCCTGCAACCGCGCAGATCGTCGTCACCAAGATCGGCTACCTCGAACCGACCCTCTACGACGCACAGCACGGATGGACGCTGGCGCTAACGCCCGGTGGCGTAGACCAGGATCTGCAGCGGCTCGGGCATCACCGCATCCAGCGACCAATGTTCCCCTTCGACAGCTTCGACGGCGATCCGGAGCTCTCCGCACGTCTCTTCGGCTGATCACGCACCCGAGCTCGCGATCGTCCCCGCGTCTGGAGGGACAGTCGCGAGCTCTGCCGCGAGCGTGCTGTGGTGCGTGAATCCACGGAGACGCTGCACGCAGTATTCACTTCATTCGAAATCATAAAAAGTTAGTTACTCAACCGTAACTAGGTAAACATTGCAAGCAGACTTTCTTCGTGAATAATTGAAACTGCGTCGAGAAAACTACGAACCAATGCTCGTCTCGACCGTGTAAACAAGGAGGTTTAATGCGCAAGTCAGCGATGCGACGGCTCGTAGCTCCCCTGAGCTTCATGGCAGCGGCGGCTCTCGTCGTGACCGGATGCGCGGCATCCGGCGGCGAAGGCACCGGCAGTGCCGACGCCAAGGACTCGGTCAGCTACGCCCTGCCGGCAGGCACGGGACCCAACTGGATCCTGCCGATCTCGAGCCCCGACACGATGGCCACGCACAACAGCGCGATCAAGGCCACCATGTGGCCGCGTCTGTTCGAGTACAACGGCACAAGCGGAAAGATGGAGTGGGACCAGAAGGCCTCCGCCGCGAAGTCCTACAAGTTCAGTGACGACAACCTGTCGGTCACCATCACGCTCAACGACCTCAACTGGTCGGACGGAGAACCCGTCACCTCGCGCGACGTCGAGTTCTGGTACAACCTCGTGCGTTTCAACGCTGAGAAGACCGGAGGCTACTCGGCCGGCCGCATCCCCGACAACATCACGGCCTTCGAGATCGTCGACGACAAGAACTTCACGCTGACCTTCGACAAGGTTTACAACGAGGAGTTCCTGCTCGCCAACCAGCTCAGCCTCGTCTACCCCATGCCACAGCACGCGTGGGACAAGACCAGCGCAGACGGCGAGATCGGTGACTTCGACCGCGACAGCGCGACGGCCGTCGAGGTCTTCGACTACCTCTTCGCCGAGGCGAAGGACATGAAGACCTACGCCACGAACGAGCTGTGGAAGACCGTCTCGGGACCATACACGGTCAAGAGCTGGTCGGACTCGGGTGAGGTCGTGCTCACCGCGAACAAGGAGTACACCGGCGAGGACAAGCCCTCGATCGCCGAGGTCACCTTCCTTCCCTTCACCTCGGCGGACGCGGAGATGAACGCCGTGCGCTCGGGTGAGGTCGACTACGGCTACGTCACCAGTGCGCAACTCACCAATGAGCAGCAGTTCACCGACCTCGGCTACAAGGTCGAGCCGTGGGCCGGCTGGTCGATCACCTACATGCCCTACAACTTCGCCAACCCGGACAAGGGCGCGTTCTACAAGCAGCTTTATGTGCGTCAGGCACTGCAGCACGCCGTCGACCAGGAGACCATCTCCGAGGTCGTCTGGCACGGCGCTGCGACTCCCGACTATGGCCCCGTGCCGCAGACCCAGGACTCGGCCTACCTCTCGGACGAGCAGAAGAACAACCCCTACCCCTTTGATCAGGAGAAGGCAGAAGAGCTGTTCTCGAACCACGGATGGACGAAGAACTCCGACGGCATCTTCGAGTGCACCACGCCCGGTGTCGGCGACGCAGCGTGCGGCGACGGCATCGCCGCGGGTACGAAGGCTGAGATCGTCGTCACCACGCAGAACGGCTCGCAGGAAACCGACAACATGATGGCAGAGATCCAGTCGTCGCTCGCCAAGGTGGGCGTCGCGATGACAATCGACGCCAAGCCGCTGGACTCGGTGCTCACCGAGGCGCAGTCGTGCAAGGCTGAGGGCTCGACCACCTGCTCGTGGGAGCTCGTTTTCTTCGGCACGGCCGGCTCGTGGTACTTCCCCGCCTACCCGACGGGTGAGCGGGTCTTCGCCAAGGACACCAAGTGGAACGCCGGTCAGTACGACAACCCCGAGGCCGAAGAGCTCATCAACCAGATGACCGCTTCCACCGACTCGGAGATCGCTCAGAAGTACTCGGCTCTACTGGCCACCGACCTGCCCGTGATGTGGATGCCCAACCCGGTGTACCAGGTCTCGGTCATCAAGGACGGCCTGGACATCGCGCACCAGGACCCGGGTGCGTCGTTCTTCCCGCAGCGCTGGTCCTGGACCAAGTGAGCTGAACACCTCCGCGACGACGAAGTAAAAGCAAAGGCACAACCATGGCGCAAGCAGCGCGAAGTACGACACGGACGACGAGCAATCGCTTCGGGATCTGGAAGTTCCTGGCCCGGAGAATCGTCCAAGGCGTCATCGTCATCCTGATCGTGACGCTGATCGTCTTCGCGCTGCTGCACCTGGCCATGCCGCAGGGCCCGGCACTGGGCATCCTGGGCATGCAGGCCACGCAGGAGCAGATCGACGCCTTCAACAAGGCGAATGGCTATGACCTGCCTCTCTGGCAGCAGTACCTTAACTTCGTCGCGCAACTCGCTGTCGGCGACCTGGGCGATTCGTTCACGCTGAATCGCCCGGTCGCCGATGCGATCGGCCAACGTCTGCCTAAGACATTGGTGCTGGCGCTCATCTCGATGCTGGTGGCTCTGCTCATCGCCATCCCGATGGGCATCTACCAGGCCATGCGCCGCGGCAAGATCGGCGACTACATCTTCACAACATGGAACTTCATCATCTACTCAACGCCGTCGTTCTTCCTCGGCCTCGTGTTGGTGATCATCTTCTCGCAGTGGCTGCGGTGGGCTCCGGCTCTCGCACCCCAGGGCGACACGGTCGCCGATGTGCTGTCGAAGCCGGCGGGGCTCATCCTTCCGATCGCAACGGCCGCCCTCGGGATCATCGCGACGATCTCGCGCTATATGCGTTCGGCGACGATCGACAACCTCTCGGAGGACTACGTCCGCACGGCACGCGCGAAAGGAACGCCGATGTCGGTGGTCATCCGCCGCCACGTGGTGCGCAACTCACTGACGCCCGTCGTCGCGATGCTCGGCTACTACCTCCCCGTAATGTTCGGCGGCATGATCGTCGTCGAATCGCTCTTCAACTACCCCGGAATGGGGCTGCTCTTCTGGACGAGCGCCCAGACCGGCGACTACCCCGTTCTGCTCGGCTGCGTGATGGTCATCGCTATCGCCACGGTCGTCGGCTCACTGCTGGCCGACCTCACGCAGGCGCTGCTGAACCCCCGCACCCGAGGTGAGCTGTCATGACGACCACCACAATGATCCTCGCCGGCTCCCCGTCCGGCTCTCCGTTCCTCCGCGGAATGCGTCGGTTCCGGCAGAACAAGCTCGCGATGTTCGGGCTCGTCGTCCTGGCGCTGTTCCTGCTCTTCTGCTTCGTCGGCCCGCTCGTGCACCCGACCGATCAGGTGCACACCGACCTGAGAAACACGATGCTTCCTCCCGGCACTGCCGGGCACCCGCTCGGCACGGACGACGTCGGATACGACGTGCTCGGTCGCCTCATGATCGGCGGGCAGATCTCGATCCTGATCGGTCTCGCCGCCGGTGTGCTGGCGACCGTAATCGGCACACTCTGGGGCGCCGTCGCCGGCTACGTCGGCGGTGCGATGGATGCCGTGATGATGCGTGTCGTCGACGCCGGTATCGCGATTCCCGCGACATTCTTGCTGCTGATCCTCTCGGCGATCATGAAGCCATCGGTGCCGCTGATGATCATCGTGATTGGTCTGGTCTCGTGGCTGGTTCCGGCGCGTCTGGTGCGCGCCGAGTCGATCTCACTGAAGTCGCGCGAGTATGTTCTGGCGCTGCGAGCGATGGGCGGCACGCACGGACGCGCCGTGCTGAAGCACATCGTGCCGAACACGGTGGGAACGATCGTCGTGAACGCGACGTTCCAGGTCGCCGATGCGATCCTCCTCGTCGCCTACGTCTCGTTCCTCGGTATGGGACTGCAGAAGCCCGCGACCGACTGGGGCGCCATGCTCACAAGCGGCATGCAGTACACCTACGCGGGCGCCTGGTGGCTGATCTTCCCCGCCGGCATCTGCATCGTGCTGGTCGTCGTCGCGTTCAACGCAATTGGTGACGGCCTACGCGACTTCTTCGACGTGAAGGGACGCGACCGTTGAGCGCGAACGCACCTCTGCTGAGTATCCGTGACCTGAGCGTCACCTTCCGCACCGACAGCGGTCCGGTCGAAGCGGTCAAGGGCATCAACCTCGAGATCAACGCTGGCGAGGTCCTGGCGCTTGTCGGCGAGTCAGGGTCGGGCAAGTCGGTGACCGCGATGTCGATCCTCCAACTGCTGCCCTCGACAGCGACCCGCACAGGATCCATCGTGATGGACGGTCGCGAGCTCACCGCACTGACCGAGGCGCAGATGAACGGCGTGCGCGGGCAGGAGATCTCGATGATCTTCCAGGAGCCGATGACGGCACTGAACCCCTCGATGCGCATCGGCGATCAGATCGCCGAGGCTCTGCTCAACCACGGCAAGGCGACGAAGTCCGAAGCCCGCAAGCAGGCCGTCGAACTGCTGCGCCGGGTGGGCATTCCCGAGCCGGAGCGTCGCGCGGTCGGCTATGCGCATGAGATGTCTGGTGGCCAGCGACAGCGCGTCGTGATCGCGATCGCTCTGGCCTGCGAGCCGAAGCTCATCATCGCCGACGAGCCGACGACGGCCCTCGATGTCACCGTGCAGGCCGAGATCCTCGATCTGATCCGTGATCTGGCAACCGAGCGGGGGACGGCATTTCTGCTCGTCACCCACAACATGGGCGTCGTGGCCGATATCGCCGATCGGGTGGCCGTCATGTACCGCGGTGACATGGTCGAGGTCGGAACGACCGCGCGCGTGCTGCAGCAGCCCGAGGCCGACTACACCAAGCACCTGCTCTCCGCTGTGCCGCGGTTGCCCGAGACCGGCACCGTCGAACTCACTGAGCCCGCGTCTGCCCCGGAGGTGACGCCGGTGCTGTCGCTGCGTGAAGCGAGCGTGACCTACCGCAAGGCAGGTCAGATCTTCACTGCCCTCGATGCAGTGTCGATCGATATCGCGCCGGGCGAGATTCTCGGGCTCGTCGGCGAATCAGGATCAGGCAAGTCGACGCTCGGAAAGGTCGCACTGGGCCTCGCGCCGATGTCGGGCGGCGAGCTACACCTGTTCGGAAAGAAGGTCGGCCGCGGCGGTGCTCGCGGCCGCGACGAGCGTCGTCTGCGCGGTCGCGTGGGAGCTGTGTTCCAGGATCCGGGTTCGAGCCTCGACCCGCGCACCACGATCGCTGAGGCCATCGCCGAACCGCTCATCGTGCAGCGGGCGACCCATCCGATCTCGAGCCGCGACCGGACGGCACGGGTGAGCGAGCTGCTCGAGGCCGTCGAGCTTCCCGCAGCCTACGCGACCCGCTATCCGCACGAGCTATCCGGTGGTCAGCGTCAGCGCATCGGCCTCGCGCGGGCCATCGCGCTGGAGCCGGAGCTGATCATCGCCGACGAGCCAACAAGCGCACTCGATGTCTCGGTGCAAGCGGCCGTGCTCAAGGTGCTGCGCGAACTGCAGCAGCGCATGCACTTCGCCTGCCTATTCATCAGCCATGACCTCGCTGTCGTGCATGAGTTCTCCGACCGCGTGGCCGTCATGTACGCCGGGCAGATCGTCGAGCTCGGTCGCACCGACAACGTCCTGCTGCATCCGGAACACCCCTACAGTCGACGCCTGCTGGCATCCGTTCCGGTGCCCGACCCGGCCGTGCAGTCCGAACGCCGCCTCGCGCGCCTTGCAACTAGGAGCGTGGGGTGATCGCAGTGCCCGCGATGACTGCTGCCGTTGTGCTCGGCCTCGATGTCGGAGGCTCGAGCGTGAAGTATCGGCTTGCCTCCGCAGACGATTCGGATCGGATGCCAAATGCGCTCGCCGAAGGCAGTGTAACGACGCCGGCTGACGACCCCGTCCAGGGCCTTGCCGCGATCGCCCGGCAGGTAACAGGCGAGAACCGACTTGTCGCCGTCACGGTTGCGGTCCCAGGACTGGTCGACGAGACCTCCGGCACTGTCCGGCGCTCGGCGAATCTGCCCGCGCTCGACGGCCTTCCCCTCGGGCCGGACCTTGCGGCCCGACTGGGAGTTCCGGTCTCGGTCATCAATGACGGGCGCGCGGCTGCAGTCGCCGAGGCCCGATGGGGAGCAGGTGCGGGTGCCAACGACGTGTTCACGCTCGCGCTCGGTACCGGCATCGCAGGATCGCACATCGTCGCAGGATGCGTCGTCGATGGCGCGCACGGCGTCGCCGGTGAGCTCGGGCACATCGTGGTCGAGCCGGACGGAATGGCCTGCAGATGCGGGCAGAAGGGCTGCCTGGAGACGGTGGTAGGGGCGCCGGCTCTGCGGCGCGCCTGGCACGCAGCAGGTGGCAGCGGGTCACCCAAGCACCTCCTGGCGGCGTACGAGACGGGTGACGAGCGCGCCCAGGAGGTTGTCGAGCGCGGCGCGGGCGCGCTGGCAGACGCGATCGTCACGCTGCTTGCACTGGTCGATCCGGGCGTCATCGTGATCGGCGGCGGGCTGGCGAGCGCCCCACATCGCATCGTGGAGCGCACCACCGCTCTGGTGGCCGAGCGAGCGACGTTCCACCACGTTCCGCGGATACTCCCGGCACGTCTCGGCAAGTGGGCGGGTGCTGTGGGAACGGCGGCAGAGGCGCGGGCGCTCAGTCGTCGCGTCCCGGCGTGAGCGCACCGCGACGCTATTGCCCGGGGCCGCTCAGCGGACGCTCGCGATGAGCTCTTCCACGCGACCGCCGAACTCTACGCGGATGGGACGCATCGGCTTGACGCCCAAATCAGGTCGACGCCTAAAGATCTCGTTGCGCGGTAGCGCCGCATCAAGCACATCCGCCGAGCCGCGGACGCTCGGCGGTGCTCTCATTCGGGTCGTTCGGGTCCCACTTGGTGTTGCCACAGATCGCGCGCACGAGGCCGGACACGGACGCAGTCATACCGATAGCAGGCTGAGATCAGAAGTGTAGGTCCGCTGATTCTCTCTCGCTGTCCGCTCTCCGAAGACTGGGCACCCGCGCACCACCTCATAGATAGGCTGTGGCCATGACGAGCCAGCTCCCGCCGCCAGGGTGGTACCCGACTCCCTCCGGTGAGATGCAGTGGTGGGACGGCTCTGCCTGGTCAGAGCCGTCACCACAGCCGACGACTCACACTGCGGGGCCCGCCACAGCGCGCACAGGGTCCGCAACGGCGGCGTTGATCGTCGGCATCGGCGCATTTCTGATTGGCTGGCTCCCGATTATCGGCGCGATCATCGGCGTCATCGGGGTCGCGCTTGGCGCAAGCGCCCTCCTGAAACGCCAGCCCAAGGGGCGTGCGGTCACCGGCATCGTGCTGTCCGCTCTCGCGACCGTGTTCTCGATCGTCGTGACCATCGCTGTCGGGCTCACCCCTCCGGCCGAGGTCGCACCGTCGAGCTCCTCGTCGCCGGCTGCCGAAGAGCCGTCCGACGACGAGCCAGAAGACGCCAGTAGCGAGGAGATCGAGCCGGCGACACCCGCTGAGCCTGCAGAGCCCCCGACGAAGAGCACCGACACGACGATGACCGACCTGGGCTGGTCGATCTACGAGAGCGGCAACATCTACTTCCGGTTCGCCGACAAGAGCAGCTACACCTGCGGATACACTCGCTGCTCCTATGACGAGGTCATGACGATCAGCGGCTGCCCGAACATGCTCTACGTCGAAGCCAGCCTCTTGCAGGGCGACACCGTCGTCGGAATGACCAACGACGCCCTCGGCCAAGTGCGTCCCGAAGAGAGCGCGTTGGCACACCTACAGGACTTCAACGACAGCGCGGATACCTTCAGGCTCTCGGAGATCGCCTGCTACTGACACGGAGACGAGAAGCGCCCAGCACCCCACCCATCGACACAGCCGATGTCCCCGGCATCGATACACTCGCATCCATGTGCACATCGGACGAGCCGAAGGCTGTCGGCGCGATCATCGGCGAGCGAGTGCGCGCGCGCCGCGAGCTCGATGCACGCACGGCGGCTACGGCAACCACTGCTTCCGGCACGAACGACACGAAGAGAGATGCACGATGACGCTCGCACCCGCGAACCCTGACCACCTCACGCAGCGCGATCTGGAGCAGGCTCTCTGGGGCGCCGCCAACGCGCTGCGCGGTCCGGTCGACCCCGGCGACTTCAAGGCCTACGTGTTCCCCGTGCTGTTCTACAAGTGGATCAGCGACGTCTACGACTTCCGCCACGATGAGGCCGTCGACGATCTCGGCGACGACTGGTCGCAAGAGCAGGAAGACGAGGAGTACCAGACCTTCGTCATCCCGGACGGCGCGCATTGGGATGAGACCTTCGAAGTCACGAAGAACTCCGGTCATGCTCTGAATAACGCACTCGTCGCCATCCAGGAGGCCAACCCCGGCAAGCTCGCCGGCGTCTTCGGCGATGTGAACTGGGCCAACCAAGAGAGACTTCCGCAGGCAGCGCTGCGCGCGCTGATGCAGGTGTTCGACAAGCTCACGCTCGATCCCGCGCACGTCTCCGGCGACATGCTGGGGTCTGCGTACGAGTACCTGCTGCGGGAGTTCGCGGAGGCCTCGGGCAAGAAGGCCGGCGAGTTCTTCACACCCCGCCACGTGGTGCACCTGCTGGTGAAGATCCTCGACCCCCAGCCCGGTGATTCTGTGTGTGACCCGGCCTGTGGCTCGGCGGGCATGCTCGTCGAGACGGTCGAGGCCGTGAAGCTTGCCGGCGGGAACCCGCGGTCGCTGTTCCTCTACGGCCAGGAGCAGAACCTCACCACCGCCGGGATCGCGCGGATGAACCTCTACCTGCACGGTGTGGAGGACTTCGAGATCAAGCGTGGCGACACCTTCCGGGAGCCGAAGCTGCTCGACGAAGCAGGGCGCCTGCGGAAGTTCAACGTCGTCATCGCCAACCCGCCGTTCTCGCTGAACAACTGGCCGGCTGACACCTGGGCGAAAGATCCGCACAAGCGCGCTCTGGGCGGCATTGTCCCGCCGGCGAAGAACGGGGACTGGGCGTGGATCCAGCACATGATCTCCACGATGGACGACCGCGATGGCAGAGTGGGCGTCGTCATGCCGCACGGCGTGCTCTTCCGCGGCGGCCGCGAGGCGGAGATGCGCCAGTGGGCCGTGGACAACGACAAGCTCGAAGCAGTCATCGGCCTGCCGAACAACCTCTTCTACTCGACCTCGATCCCCGTCAGCCTGCTGATCTTCCGGTCCGAGAAGACTGCTGAGCGCAAAGACCACGTGCTGTTCATCGACGCCCGCGCCAGGTTCAAGGCCGGCAAGAACCAGAACACCCTCAGCGAAGACGATGTCGAAGTCATCGACGCGGCCTACAAGCAGGGCTCTGACATCGACGGCGAGGGCGGACTCGCCCTGTCGCTGGTGCCGCGCGAGAAGATCCAGGAGTTCGGCTACGACCTCAACATCGGCCGGTACATCCAGGGCGAGACGAAGGCGGAAGCTGACGTGGATGCTGCGCTGGCAGCTCTGCGCGAAGCACAGGAAGCCATGGCCGCGGCGCGCACGGCGCTGGACCTGCGGCTTCGGGAAGCAGGCTTCGATGCGTGAGGGGTGGCGCGAGGTTCGGCTGAAGGATGTGGCGACGCAGAACGTCAAGCCGTTCACGGTTGATCCTGACACGACCTACGTGAACCTCGGAGTTCAGTGGTATGCCGGTGGCACATTCGCACGGGAGCCGAAGCTCGGATCGGAGATGAAAGCCGCACGACTCTTCGAGGTTCGTCCGGGACAGTTCATCTACAACCGGATGTTCGTCACCGAGGGGTCCTTCGCCCTTGTAGCCCAGGAGCATAGCGGCGGCGTAGTCTCGAACGAGTTCCCCGTGTTCGATCTCGACGAGTCGACCGTGCTGCCGAGCTACCTGCTCCTTCACTTCCAGCAGCCGTCGGTGTGGCGCGACATCGCCGATCAGGCGACCGGCACTACAAAGAGCCGGCGCCGGTGGAAGGAAGGCCAGTTTCTCGAGTATTCGATCACCCTCCCACCCCTCGCCGAGCAGCGCCGGATCGTGGACCTGATCGCGGCCGTCGATGATGCGATCGCGGCGGCGGAGGGTGAGGCTGGTTCTGCTGCGAAACTTCTCAACGCAGTGCTTGATGCCGCAGACGATGCGGCCGACATCTCCATCGGCTCGGTGGCGACAATCTCATCCGGCGCATCTTGGGCAAAGGTCGATGTCCGGCCGCCTGACGACGGAGGGGATCCTGTCCTCACCATCACCAACACAAAGCCCGACGGCACTGTAGCCGGAGACCCCACCTATGTGGCCGGTCTCAGCGCGAAGACAGGCAGACTCACACCCTCC
Protein-coding sequences here:
- a CDS encoding DUF2510 domain-containing protein — protein: MTSQLPPPGWYPTPSGEMQWWDGSAWSEPSPQPTTHTAGPATARTGSATAALIVGIGAFLIGWLPIIGAIIGVIGVALGASALLKRQPKGRAVTGIVLSALATVFSIVVTIAVGLTPPAEVAPSSSSSPAAEEPSDDEPEDASSEEIEPATPAEPAEPPTKSTDTTMTDLGWSIYESGNIYFRFADKSSYTCGYTRCSYDEVMTISGCPNMLYVEASLLQGDTVVGMTNDALGQVRPEESALAHLQDFNDSADTFRLSEIACY
- a CDS encoding ABC transporter ATP-binding protein, whose protein sequence is MSANAPLLSIRDLSVTFRTDSGPVEAVKGINLEINAGEVLALVGESGSGKSVTAMSILQLLPSTATRTGSIVMDGRELTALTEAQMNGVRGQEISMIFQEPMTALNPSMRIGDQIAEALLNHGKATKSEARKQAVELLRRVGIPEPERRAVGYAHEMSGGQRQRVVIAIALACEPKLIIADEPTTALDVTVQAEILDLIRDLATERGTAFLLVTHNMGVVADIADRVAVMYRGDMVEVGTTARVLQQPEADYTKHLLSAVPRLPETGTVELTEPASAPEVTPVLSLREASVTYRKAGQIFTALDAVSIDIAPGEILGLVGESGSGKSTLGKVALGLAPMSGGELHLFGKKVGRGGARGRDERRLRGRVGAVFQDPGSSLDPRTTIAEAIAEPLIVQRATHPISSRDRTARVSELLEAVELPAAYATRYPHELSGGQRQRIGLARAIALEPELIIADEPTSALDVSVQAAVLKVLRELQQRMHFACLFISHDLAVVHEFSDRVAVMYAGQIVELGRTDNVLLHPEHPYSRRLLASVPVPDPAVQSERRLARLATRSVG
- a CDS encoding peptide ABC transporter substrate-binding protein, whose product is MRKSAMRRLVAPLSFMAAAALVVTGCAASGGEGTGSADAKDSVSYALPAGTGPNWILPISSPDTMATHNSAIKATMWPRLFEYNGTSGKMEWDQKASAAKSYKFSDDNLSVTITLNDLNWSDGEPVTSRDVEFWYNLVRFNAEKTGGYSAGRIPDNITAFEIVDDKNFTLTFDKVYNEEFLLANQLSLVYPMPQHAWDKTSADGEIGDFDRDSATAVEVFDYLFAEAKDMKTYATNELWKTVSGPYTVKSWSDSGEVVLTANKEYTGEDKPSIAEVTFLPFTSADAEMNAVRSGEVDYGYVTSAQLTNEQQFTDLGYKVEPWAGWSITYMPYNFANPDKGAFYKQLYVRQALQHAVDQETISEVVWHGAATPDYGPVPQTQDSAYLSDEQKNNPYPFDQEKAEELFSNHGWTKNSDGIFECTTPGVGDAACGDGIAAGTKAEIVVTTQNGSQETDNMMAEIQSSLAKVGVAMTIDAKPLDSVLTEAQSCKAEGSTTCSWELVFFGTAGSWYFPAYPTGERVFAKDTKWNAGQYDNPEAEELINQMTASTDSEIAQKYSALLATDLPVMWMPNPVYQVSVIKDGLDIAHQDPGASFFPQRWSWTK
- a CDS encoding ROK family protein; this translates as MIAVPAMTAAVVLGLDVGGSSVKYRLASADDSDRMPNALAEGSVTTPADDPVQGLAAIARQVTGENRLVAVTVAVPGLVDETSGTVRRSANLPALDGLPLGPDLAARLGVPVSVINDGRAAAVAEARWGAGAGANDVFTLALGTGIAGSHIVAGCVVDGAHGVAGELGHIVVEPDGMACRCGQKGCLETVVGAPALRRAWHAAGGSGSPKHLLAAYETGDERAQEVVERGAGALADAIVTLLALVDPGVIVIGGGLASAPHRIVERTTALVAERATFHHVPRILPARLGKWAGAVGTAAEARALSRRVPA
- a CDS encoding ABC transporter permease, producing MAQAARSTTRTTSNRFGIWKFLARRIVQGVIVILIVTLIVFALLHLAMPQGPALGILGMQATQEQIDAFNKANGYDLPLWQQYLNFVAQLAVGDLGDSFTLNRPVADAIGQRLPKTLVLALISMLVALLIAIPMGIYQAMRRGKIGDYIFTTWNFIIYSTPSFFLGLVLVIIFSQWLRWAPALAPQGDTVADVLSKPAGLILPIATAALGIIATISRYMRSATIDNLSEDYVRTARAKGTPMSVVIRRHVVRNSLTPVVAMLGYYLPVMFGGMIVVESLFNYPGMGLLFWTSAQTGDYPVLLGCVMVIAIATVVGSLLADLTQALLNPRTRGELS
- a CDS encoding type I restriction-modification system subunit M — encoded protein: MTLAPANPDHLTQRDLEQALWGAANALRGPVDPGDFKAYVFPVLFYKWISDVYDFRHDEAVDDLGDDWSQEQEDEEYQTFVIPDGAHWDETFEVTKNSGHALNNALVAIQEANPGKLAGVFGDVNWANQERLPQAALRALMQVFDKLTLDPAHVSGDMLGSAYEYLLREFAEASGKKAGEFFTPRHVVHLLVKILDPQPGDSVCDPACGSAGMLVETVEAVKLAGGNPRSLFLYGQEQNLTTAGIARMNLYLHGVEDFEIKRGDTFREPKLLDEAGRLRKFNVVIANPPFSLNNWPADTWAKDPHKRALGGIVPPAKNGDWAWIQHMISTMDDRDGRVGVVMPHGVLFRGGREAEMRQWAVDNDKLEAVIGLPNNLFYSTSIPVSLLIFRSEKTAERKDHVLFIDARARFKAGKNQNTLSEDDVEVIDAAYKQGSDIDGEGGLALSLVPREKIQEFGYDLNIGRYIQGETKAEADVDAALAALREAQEAMAAARTALDLRLREAGFDA
- a CDS encoding M81 family metallopeptidase, which codes for MAIESSTFSPHRAEARDFQRFEGDDLVQRYTSFRDGTHLDAAEWLPVYYARAIPGGAVLREVYDEIKARILDGLRTLVAEAPLDGLFFDIHGAMSVDGFEDAEGDLITAIREVIGADAIVSASMDLHGNVSDPLVSQVDIITCYRLAPHEDTWETRDRAIKNLIEALQQGTKPRRAHVMVPILLPGEKTSTRVEPAKSLYARIDEVEQRPGIIDAAIWIGYAWADEPRCHGVVVVTGTDDGAIATGAEELGQAFWNVRDDFEFVGPPGTLAEGVDAGLAAVDTPYFISDSGDNPGAGGTGDVTWTLAQLLQDERLTTEGAPTVLVGSIFDKGALAELRRRTVGETVTVTAGARVDHGPHGPVEITGVLHSLHEGDVDAGGIAVIRVGGLYAIITEFRKAYHEIADFTSIGLDPATAQIVVTKIGYLEPTLYDAQHGWTLALTPGGVDQDLQRLGHHRIQRPMFPFDSFDGDPELSARLFG
- a CDS encoding ABC transporter permease — its product is MTTTTMILAGSPSGSPFLRGMRRFRQNKLAMFGLVVLALFLLFCFVGPLVHPTDQVHTDLRNTMLPPGTAGHPLGTDDVGYDVLGRLMIGGQISILIGLAAGVLATVIGTLWGAVAGYVGGAMDAVMMRVVDAGIAIPATFLLLILSAIMKPSVPLMIIVIGLVSWLVPARLVRAESISLKSREYVLALRAMGGTHGRAVLKHIVPNTVGTIVVNATFQVADAILLVAYVSFLGMGLQKPATDWGAMLTSGMQYTYAGAWWLIFPAGICIVLVVVAFNAIGDGLRDFFDVKGRDR
- a CDS encoding restriction endonuclease subunit S, whose amino-acid sequence is MREGWREVRLKDVATQNVKPFTVDPDTTYVNLGVQWYAGGTFAREPKLGSEMKAARLFEVRPGQFIYNRMFVTEGSFALVAQEHSGGVVSNEFPVFDLDESTVLPSYLLLHFQQPSVWRDIADQATGTTKSRRRWKEGQFLEYSITLPPLAEQRRIVDLIAAVDDAIAAAEGEAGSAAKLLNAVLDAADDAADISIGSVATISSGASWAKVDVRPPDDGGDPVLTITNTKPDGTVAGDPTYVAGLSAKTGRLTPSSIVAIRTNGNHDRIGNVYRVPDEYLGAAVSAFQLILEPLIPEDCAYLYWMMRRPGFQSEVTRAASGSTGLGNIAASKLRAMAIPWPKETNDRTEQVATYEALVSNQNTARTHAESLRTLRSNLLTVLLSGEHEIPATYDDLLSNEDVITAA